Within Sorangiineae bacterium MSr11367, the genomic segment GCGCTCGCGCCATTCTGGGTGCGCCGTGCCAAGCGGCTGATGCCGGCCTTGCTCTGCGTCATGCTCGCCGTGGCGATCTACAGCCGGTTCTTCGCCAAGCCGGACGAGCTTTCGGGACTGCGCGCCGATGGCCTGGCGACCCTCGCGTACGTGGCGAACTGGCGCACCATCTTCGCGCAAAAGAGCTACTGGGACCTCTTCGTCACGCCATCGCCGCTCGAGCACACGTGGAGCCTCGCCATCGAGGAGCAGTTCTACGTGCTCTGGCCGCTGCTCGTGGCGCTGCTGCTCCGTCGCTGGAAAAGCCGCGCGGTGCTGCTGGCATCGCTGGTGCTCACCGCGCTCTCCATGCTGGCGATGCTCGCGTTGTTCGACGCCGAGCACGCCTCCCGCGTGTACCTCGGCACGGATACGCGCGCCGCTGGCATTCTCGCGGGCGCCGCCCTCGCCGCGGTGCTCCCGCTGGGTGGCTCATTTTCTCCGCGGACGGTGCGCGCGCTCGATGCGCTCGGACTCGCGTCCATCGTGGGGCTGGGCATCGCGTGGTGTTCGCTCGATGGGCAGGATCCGTTCTTGTACCGCGGTGGCCTGTGGCTCACCGAGGCGGGCGCGCTCGTGCTCATTGCATGCGCGACGGCGGGGGAACGCAGCCTCGTGGCGCGGGCCCTGTCCTTTCGGCCGCTCACGTGGGTCGGGACCGTCAGCTACGGCGTCTACCTTTGGCATTGGCCCATCGACGTATGGCTCACGCCAGAGCGCATCGCCGCCGGGCGATGGCTCCCACTGGTGCAGATGGCGCTCACCTTCGGCATCGCCATCGTCTCGTATTGGTACCTTGAGCAACCGATTCGTCAGGGCAGGCTTCGCCTCGGGCAGCCCGTGTACGTGGTGCCTTCGGCGCTCGCGCTCGTCGTGCTCTTCGTGGTGCGCGCAACCTCCGCACGCGCCTCGTCGAGCGAGCCGCAAGCCTTCGCGCCGCCCACGCTTTCTTCGGGCCCCGCGGAGCCGCCCCCCGCCGACGAACCGGTGCAATTTCGCGTGATGCTCGTCGGCGACTCCACGGCCAACTCGCTGGGCTGGGGCCTGCGCGGACTTCACGCACCGGGCGTCGCCGTCGATCTCATGGGGCGCGACGGTTGCACGATGCTGTGGGACACCTGCGACGGGCACCTGTGGGCGCAGCACACCGCCTCGATGCAGCCCAACGCGAGCCTGGTGTTTCTGGGCGGCGCCTTCTTGCACGGCCTCACCGTGAAGAACCGCTGGCACAAGGCGTGTCACCGCGAATGGAACCACAAGTTCCAGGAGACGCTCACCAAGCGCCTCGACGACTTGAAACGCGAGGACACGCGCGTGTGGGCGGTGACCGTCCCCTACCCGCTCGGTCCTTGGGACCGCGCCGACTTCCGCGCGGAGGTCGACTGCATCAACGCGACCATCCGCAAGACCGCCGCCCTCTCCAAGGACGTCGACGTGCTCGATCTCGCCGAATACCTCTGCCCGAAGGGCACCTGCCAGCGCGAACACGACGGCGTCCCCATCCGCCCCGACGGCGCCCACTACTCCATCGAGGGCGCCGCCGATCTCGCGCGGTGGGTGTTCGACCGCATCCGGCCGTGAGGCTCATTCCAGAAGGCCGCAGGGCTCGCACCGAGCTTACCAAGCTATAGCCGGACGAGCCGCGTCGATTTTTTGATCGAACCGCCGACGTCATCCCAATGACGTCTTGCGGCCGTTATTTTCATTACATCAATCATCAACATCCAGAGAACACGACTCGGCGATGTTGGCGTGTCGTATTGATACGAGGTCATTGTATGAACGATCAAGAATTGGCATTTGCGCATTGGAGTGAGCTCGAGAAGGAGGCGACCGCCGGTTTCTGCAAAGTCGCGCATGCCCAAACCCAGGAACTGCTGCATCGAGCTCTCGTGGCGGCTCGGAAGACGAACGCGCCCGGCCTTTGCAGCGCACGCACGCATCTCCGCCTCGCCCACTTGGCCTATGTGGAAGAAAAAAAGGACGCGATTCACCATCACATGAGTCGCGCACTCGAAGAGTATCTCCCAAGCCACACGACGATCGGCGCAAACTCGACGACCTTCTGCATGGAGATCTTGTCACGATCCGTGGCCATGCGCGAGCCAAAGTGGTTCGACATCTTCCTCGAGCAGCTCGGCTCCCGCCACGCGAGCGAACCAGATCAACAACGGAAACTCATGCTCTACGTCTGCCGCGGCGCCGAAGGCTTCCGCGATTATCTGTACGCCAGTATGCCCGATACCGTCGAGGGATGGATTACGCGCTACTTCGAGAAGGTCATCGCCTGCTGCGAGGCGCACCGTGGTCAATGGATCGACGAAGAATGGAAACTGATGTCGCGAGCCATCCACGGGTATTCAGAGTTCTTGAAGCGACAAAACAAGTATCCGGATGCCGTTTACTGGCTGAAAACACAGCTGAATCTCGTTCGCTCGGACGATCGGTTCGACGCAATGGATCGAGGGAAAGCGCACGCTGAGCTGGGCAAGGCGCTGGCGGACGGCGAGAATCTTTTGGATGAAGACGACATTGATTCCAAAGTTCGCGATCACTACGAAAGCGCCATCAACGAAATTCGGAAGCACGATGACAAGAGCCCATTGCTGGTCGACGTTCTGCTGTCGTTCTCGACGAGGAACGGCCCTGAGTACGGCAGTCATGCGCTCGTCCAAGAAGCACGCGCCATCGTTCAGTCGCAAGGTCGGGATCCGGACTATGTTCCGAGCGGTGGCTACGCAGGCTTTTTGAACGCCGATGAGAGCGACTACGCCGTGTCGCACGAAGGCGCATTCGATGAGTGGGTCGATCTCATCGACGAGCTGACCGACAATTGGGAGTACGAGGATCCGAATCGCGAACAAGCTTTGAACGACGCACTGGCCACGGCTGTACAAACCAACCGCCCCGGCCTTTGCCTCGGGGTCACATATCTTTGGCGGGCACAGTTTCAAGAGGACGAGGGGCAAGAGGAGCTCGTGGACGATCAGATGAGTCGCGCCGTCGAGGCCTATTTTTCCACGCATCGGAGCGTCAACGATGACACCGCGAGCTTTTGCAAGCACCTCTTGGAGCGAGCGGTGGCGCTCGAGAAGACGAAATGGTTCGAGCTCTTCCTGGAACGACTCGATTCGCTGCACGCGCACGACGCCGAAGCGCAGAGTAGCATCTCGTCTTGTTTGCTCGATGGGTGTTGCACCATTTGCGACGATCCCGCCCCATCCGTCGCGGATGACGTCGCGGCACTGGTTTCTCGCTGCCTCGATAGGGTGATTGCGTGGTGCGGCGCGCATCGAAATCATGACGACTCGAAGGATCGCATGGAGCTATCGCTCGTCATGTATCCGCGCCTGTTGAAAAAGGCGGGCAAACACGAAGAAGCGATTCAATGGTGCCGAACGCGATTGAATTTCGTCTGCAGCGAGGCCGGGTTCGACGCGGACTCTCGAGCGATGGCGTATTACGACTTGGCAATGACGATCGACGAGGGAGAGGCTCTTCTCGACGGGAAAGAGTCCGATGTTCGCAACTACTATCAAATGGCGGTGAACGAATTTCACCGCAACCAGGGCAGCGGCCAACGACCCCCGTTCGTGGCCTGCGCGCTGGCAAGGATAGGGGAAAAGCTGGGAGGTGCCGAGGGAGAGCGTCTGAAGGAAGAGGCAAAGGAAATCGTCCGGTCGTACGGTCTCGATCCCGAGCACGTCTCCGCCGAGCATCTCGCAAGCATCTTGAAGAGCGGCGGAGCCGACGACGACGAGAGTGACGACGACGACGAGAGTGACGACGACGACGATTGAGGGAGACCAAGCGCGACGTCGTCGTCGAGCCCGGAGCGCGTCATTCGAGAAGGCCGCGAAACGTCTTGGCGAAAAGATACGCATCGCCAGGCCACCGCGCCGAAACGTAACGTCCATCGCGGACGACGAAGGCGGCCCGATCGTCGGTGGCCGTGCCGCGTTGGCTGAGCGTGCGCGGTCCAAGGACGAATTGCTCGGCGGGACGCCCGAGGGCGCGTTTGACCTCATCCTCCACGTATTCGGGATAGGTACGGTAATAGCGGCCGAGTTTCCAGAAGGTCAGCAAATAGGCACTTCGCTCCATGTACTTCGGCAGGCACGTGGTCTTCACCCCCGCGAGCACGCTCTTGCCTTGGTGCATGGCCCGCGCGAGCAGCAAAACGCCATGGCAGATGGCCCCCACGGGCCGCTCGAGTTGCCAGAACGCGGCAATTTTCGATTGAAGCAGCTCGCTACCGAGGTATTGCCGCATGCCCTGGGCATGGCCTCCTGGGAGAAGCAAACCATCGAAGGCAGCAACATCGATGTCGCGGTAACGCATGGGCGCGGCGAACGACGCATCGTCGCGCTCGAGTTTCTCGTAAAGCGATTTGGGCTCGGGCGCGGCCCCGAGTTGGCCGAAGATCACCCCGCGCAACAAGAGCGGATCCGCCGCAGGACGCGCGCCGTCCTCCGTGGCAAAGGTGACCGAATGCCCGTGGGAAACGAGCTCGTGCCACGGCACCGCCACCTCGGTGACGTCGAAATCGCGATCGGGAAGTGGAATGAGGACTCGCATGGCAATCACGCCATCTTCGTCGCGGCAACGTTTTGCAGGCCGAGGTCGACGATGGCCATTTCCCGCATGCGGAATTTTTGAATCTTGCCCGTCACCGTCATGGGAAACTCTTCGACGAATTTCCAATAGCGAGGAATCTTGAACGTCGCAATCTTGCCCGCGCAGAACGCGCCGAGGTCCGTATGGCTCACGGACGTGCCGGGCTTTCGGCGAACCCAGGCCATCACCTCCTCACCGTACTTGGCCGACGGAACGCCAATGACCTGCGCCTCGCTCACGGCGGGGTGCGTGTGGAGGAACTCCTCGACTTCGCGCGGATAGACATTTTCGCCGCCGCGGATGATCATGTCTTTGATGCGGCCGACGATGTTCACGTAACCATCTTCATCCATCGTGGCCAGATCGCCCGTGTGCATCCAGCCGGTGCGGTCGATGGCATTTTTCGTGGCACCTTCGTCGTTCCAATATCCAATCATGACGCTGTAGCCGCGCGTGCAAAGCTCGCCGCGGGCACCACGCGGGACGATGACCCCGGTTTCGGGGTCGATGACCTTCACCTCGACGTGCGGGTGCACGCGCCCCACCGTTCCCACGCGCTTTTCCAGCGGATCGTCGGCGCCCGTCTGCGTGGACACCGGCGACGTTTCCGTCATTCCGTAACAGATGGTGACCTCGCGCATGTTCATGCGCGAAACGACCTTTCGCATGATTTCCACCGGGCACGACGACCCGGCCATGATGCCCGTGCGCAAGGTCGAGAGATCGAACGAGTCGAACTCCGGAAGATCGAGCTCGCCGATGAACATGGTGGGAACACCGTAGAGCGCCGTGCAGCGCTCGGCGGACACCGTTTCCAAGACGAGGCGAGGTTCGAACGCTTCGCCCGGGATGATCATCGCCGCGCCGTGTGTGGTGCAGGCGAGGTTGCCCAGGACCATTCCGAAACAATGGTAAAAAGGAACGGGAATGCAAACGCGGTCGTTTTCCGTCAACCGCAATCCCTCGCCGATGAAGAAGCCATTGTTGAGCACATTGTGGTGCGACAGCGTGGCCCCTTTGGGAAAGCCGGTGGTCCCCGACGTGTACTGAATGTTGATCGGGTCGTCGAATTGAAGCAAACGCTCGCGCGCGGCCAAATCGGCATCGGATACGTCCTTGCCCATGTCGAGGACGCGGTCCCAATCGTCGTCGAGCACCACGGCGATGCGCAAGGTGGGGATGCGGTCGCGCACCTGCGCGAGCATGTCCACGTAATCGCTTTGCCGAAACCGGCGCGCCAAAAACAGCACACTGACCGAAGATTGCGTGAGCGCATATTCGAGCTCCGACGTTTTGTACGCCGGATTGACGTTGACCAAAATGGCACCGACGCGCGCCGTCGCATATTGGGCAATCACCCACTCGAATCGATTCGGAGACCAGATACCCACGCGGTCCCCCGGTTTGATGCCCAGCGCGATCAGCGACCGCGCGAAGGCGGTGGTGGTGTCCCACAGCTGGCGATAGGTCGCGCGGTACCCTTGGGAGCGAACGATGAGCGCATCGCGATCGGGCACGCGCTCGACGGTGCGCCGCAGGTTCTCGCCGATGGTCTCCCCCAGCAAGGGGATGTCGCTCGTGCCATGTGCATACGACGGTCGCGTCATCCCGCCAGGGTAACGCCAAACCTCGTATGGTAGGGTGTCGAACGATGAGGTCGTCGGCATTCCGTGCGTTCGTTTCGGTGGTGAGTATGTGCGCGTGCTTCGCGTACCAGCCCATATCTCCGGCGTGGGCACAATCGGGCGAATCCCTCGCCGCCGGCCGCGCGCTCTTCGACGAGGGGATGCAGCTTCTCGAGCGCGGAAAATACGCGGAGGCGTGTCCCAAATTCGAGGCGAGCCTGGCGCGCCTCCCCGGCAACGGAACACGCGGCAAGTTGGCCGAGTGCTACGAGAAGATCGGTCGCACCGCCAGCGCCTGGGCTCTGTACCGCGAGGTCGCCGTTCTCGCCGCGCGCGCAGGGGACGCGACACGCCAACAGGTGGCGGTCGATCGCGCCAAGGCCCTCGAGCCAAAGTTGGCGCGCATCACCGTGACGGCTGCGACGACGCCAGGGTTGATCGTCAAGCGCAACGGCGAGCCGCTCGTGCAAGGCGAACTCGGCTCCGCCATCGCGGTCGATCCGGGCGAGGTCACCATCGAGGCGACCGCACCAGAGCGCAAGCCGTGGAGCCACAGGGTAAAAATCGAGCAGGGCGCATCCTTGCGGGTCGAGATCCCAGCGTTGCCGTCATCGACGGAGACATCGCGCGCCGTCGTCCAGCCGAAGGCGCCACTGCGCACGGAGGTCCAGCCGATGAGCCCGTCCCACTACGGGCCACAACGCGCCATCGGCCTCTTGGTGGGCGGTGCAGGACTCTTCACGATGGCCGCCGGGGGGCTCCTCGGACTGACCGCGAAGGCGAGCTACGACGACGCGTTCGAGAAGGATTGCTCGCACAGCGACAACACGTGCAACGAGGAGGGTCAGCGCGCCACCGACGCGGCCCGTGACAGGGCGCTCGTGTCGACCATCGTGGTGGGCGCGGGTGCAGCGATGGCCGTCACCGGTGCGGTGCTCTTCTTCACGGCGCGAAAGAGACATTCGGATTACGTCCTTCGCGTGGCGCCTTCGGTAGGCATCGGCCAAGCGGGCCTGGTGGTGTCGGGACGACTTTAGCGACAGGCCTGACCACCATTTTATTCGCTGGAACCCCGTAGGTTGCCCTCCAGTCTGCGTAGGAGCCGCTGCAGGTCCGTCTGGTGGCGTTCGGTTAGCCCGGTGAGCGTGAGTTCCCGCAGTTGGTCCCAGAGCCCGTCGACTTTATCGCGGAGCCTCTTGCCCTCCGCGGTAAGCCACACGATTGTGGCACGGCCGTCGGTGGCGGACGCCTTGCGGTAGATGAGTCGTTGCTGCTCGAGCCGCTGCACCGTGCGCGTTACCGTCGAACGATCGAGGTTCAAGGCATTGGCCAGCTCCGTCTGCGACTGGCCATCGGTCTTCCAAAGCCGCATGAGGAGCAGCTCTTGACCGGGATAAAGATTCACCTCGGCGAGCAGGGTGGCCGCGGTCGCGCGGTGGGCATGGGCAAGTCGTATGATGAGATGATTCACGTCGTCTTGCTCATCCATGCTTACGGCTCCGAACGATGGCTGTACCAGTCATGAAGCCATCGTCGTCGGTGCGCTGCTCGATGCCAAGTGGTTCGTTATGTACCGATATCCGTCAGCCGCCGGGGCCCTTGGTGAACTCGAGCGCAGCGGCCTCGAACTGAAGTACCCCATGTGTCGCCCCACCGCGTACATCCCGCCAAAAACGCTGCAGGGGATTCGACTGCGCCTGGCTCCGGACACCGTTGCCCTCGAAAAGC encodes:
- a CDS encoding acyltransferase gives rise to the protein MRNHAVPHLPALDGLRGLALLGVLFFHANGALPGGYLGVDLFFVLSGFLITSLLLAEHRTTGRIALAPFWVRRAKRLMPALLCVMLAVAIYSRFFAKPDELSGLRADGLATLAYVANWRTIFAQKSYWDLFVTPSPLEHTWSLAIEEQFYVLWPLLVALLLRRWKSRAVLLASLVLTALSMLAMLALFDAEHASRVYLGTDTRAAGILAGAALAAVLPLGGSFSPRTVRALDALGLASIVGLGIAWCSLDGQDPFLYRGGLWLTEAGALVLIACATAGERSLVARALSFRPLTWVGTVSYGVYLWHWPIDVWLTPERIAAGRWLPLVQMALTFGIAIVSYWYLEQPIRQGRLRLGQPVYVVPSALALVVLFVVRATSARASSSEPQAFAPPTLSSGPAEPPPADEPVQFRVMLVGDSTANSLGWGLRGLHAPGVAVDLMGRDGCTMLWDTCDGHLWAQHTASMQPNASLVFLGGAFLHGLTVKNRWHKACHREWNHKFQETLTKRLDDLKREDTRVWAVTVPYPLGPWDRADFRAEVDCINATIRKTAALSKDVDVLDLAEYLCPKGTCQREHDGVPIRPDGAHYSIEGAADLARWVFDRIRP
- a CDS encoding type 1 glutamine amidotransferase domain-containing protein, translated to MRVLIPLPDRDFDVTEVAVPWHELVSHGHSVTFATEDGARPAADPLLLRGVIFGQLGAAPEPKSLYEKLERDDASFAAPMRYRDIDVAAFDGLLLPGGHAQGMRQYLGSELLQSKIAAFWQLERPVGAICHGVLLLARAMHQGKSVLAGVKTTCLPKYMERSAYLLTFWKLGRYYRTYPEYVEDEVKRALGRPAEQFVLGPRTLSQRGTATDDRAAFVVRDGRYVSARWPGDAYLFAKTFRGLLE
- a CDS encoding AMP-binding protein, which translates into the protein MTRPSYAHGTSDIPLLGETIGENLRRTVERVPDRDALIVRSQGYRATYRQLWDTTTAFARSLIALGIKPGDRVGIWSPNRFEWVIAQYATARVGAILVNVNPAYKTSELEYALTQSSVSVLFLARRFRQSDYVDMLAQVRDRIPTLRIAVVLDDDWDRVLDMGKDVSDADLAARERLLQFDDPINIQYTSGTTGFPKGATLSHHNVLNNGFFIGEGLRLTENDRVCIPVPFYHCFGMVLGNLACTTHGAAMIIPGEAFEPRLVLETVSAERCTALYGVPTMFIGELDLPEFDSFDLSTLRTGIMAGSSCPVEIMRKVVSRMNMREVTICYGMTETSPVSTQTGADDPLEKRVGTVGRVHPHVEVKVIDPETGVIVPRGARGELCTRGYSVMIGYWNDEGATKNAIDRTGWMHTGDLATMDEDGYVNIVGRIKDMIIRGGENVYPREVEEFLHTHPAVSEAQVIGVPSAKYGEEVMAWVRRKPGTSVSHTDLGAFCAGKIATFKIPRYWKFVEEFPMTVTGKIQKFRMREMAIVDLGLQNVAATKMA
- a CDS encoding MarR family transcriptional regulator — protein: MNHLIIRLAHAHRATAATLLAEVNLYPGQELLLMRLWKTDGQSQTELANALNLDRSTVTRTVQRLEQQRLIYRKASATDGRATIVWLTAEGKRLRDKVDGLWDQLRELTLTGLTERHQTDLQRLLRRLEGNLRGSSE